A window of the Nibribacter ruber genome harbors these coding sequences:
- a CDS encoding STAS domain-containing protein, which translates to MKIEIEKEPQAYILRLEGEMDASTCLEVDKAIEEALLSPISQLWIDCQRLTYISSAGLGVFISHLGTLESLHIPLVLYGLNDHVRNIFELLGLHMIMTIVPSKQEAVLQLR; encoded by the coding sequence ATGAAGATTGAAATTGAAAAAGAGCCGCAGGCCTACATTCTGCGCTTGGAGGGGGAGATGGATGCTTCAACTTGTCTGGAGGTAGACAAGGCTATAGAAGAAGCCTTGCTTTCTCCCATTTCACAGCTCTGGATTGACTGCCAGAGACTTACCTATATTTCCTCTGCCGGTTTGGGGGTCTTCATCTCGCACCTGGGCACCTTAGAAAGCCTGCACATACCACTGGTGTTGTACGGCTTAAATGACCATGTGCGGAACATATTTGAGCTGCTGGGCCTGCACATGATTATGACCATTGTACCTTCTAAGCAAGAGGCGGTCCTGCAACTAAGGTAA
- a CDS encoding response regulator, giving the protein MIKVILADDHTLIRDGLKSLLKSDRSIQVIGEAENGVQLLELLETLTPDVVMLDLNMPVMDGFKTLEQLKVKYPQVKVLVLTMLDQDSYVTKVRTAGALGYVLKTAGRTELIHAIKTVAEDNSYICSEVALNLLNRVNNGPGDQPEANSKGPSDLSKREMEVLRLIAEGYTNAEIADKLFASKRTIESHRQHLIEKTKAKNTATLIKYAIQQGLID; this is encoded by the coding sequence ATGATAAAAGTAATTTTAGCAGATGACCACACCCTGATCAGAGACGGGTTAAAGTCGCTTCTAAAGTCAGACCGGTCCATTCAAGTCATTGGCGAGGCGGAGAACGGGGTCCAACTGTTGGAACTCCTGGAAACGCTTACCCCAGACGTAGTCATGCTAGATTTGAACATGCCCGTCATGGACGGTTTCAAGACCCTGGAGCAGCTGAAGGTAAAGTACCCCCAGGTAAAGGTATTGGTGCTCACCATGCTGGACCAGGACAGCTATGTGACCAAGGTAAGAACGGCCGGGGCGCTGGGCTACGTGCTCAAAACCGCGGGCCGCACTGAGCTTATCCATGCCATTAAAACAGTGGCTGAGGACAACTCCTATATCTGCTCTGAGGTGGCCCTCAATTTACTGAACCGGGTGAACAACGGCCCTGGAGACCAGCCCGAAGCCAACAGCAAAGGACCTTCTGACTTGTCTAAACGGGAGATGGAGGTTTTGCGCCTCATTGCCGAAGGGTACACCAACGCCGAGATTGCCGACAAGCTATTTGCCAGCAAGCGCACCATTGAATCACATAGACAGCATTTGATTGAGAAAACCAAGGCCAAGAACACGGCTACTCTCATTAAGTACGCCATCCAGCAGGGCTTGATTGACTAA
- a CDS encoding PA0069 family radical SAM protein — MIEIGRQVSSFPFKGAEGKKGRGAQYNPTNPYLKQEYVVAHTEGLDEEWVPPQKTQFLSEYPKKIVNEVTSPDLGLSYSMNPYQGCEHGCVYCYARNTHTYWGLGAGLDFEQKIIVKENAPQVLKQQLENPRWKVRPIMLAGNTDCYQPIEAKKKITRELLQVLLQYRHPVSVITKNSLILRDLDILQELAALNLVHVNVSITTLQEELRQKLEPRTATGIRRLAVVKTLAEAGVPVNVMVAPVIPGLNDQEIPAILQAAANAGALSAAYTVVRLNGAVGEIFEDWVTQVFPDRAAKVLAQIKSCHDGNLNDSTFGRRMQGEGQWAETIQSLFQIYRKKCFAGRAMPPYDFSKFTPSIGKQLTLF, encoded by the coding sequence ATGATAGAGATAGGGAGACAAGTTTCTTCTTTTCCGTTTAAAGGGGCAGAAGGCAAGAAGGGTAGAGGGGCACAATACAATCCAACCAATCCCTACCTGAAACAGGAGTACGTGGTGGCACATACCGAGGGGTTAGATGAAGAGTGGGTGCCTCCGCAGAAGACCCAGTTCCTGTCTGAGTACCCTAAGAAGATCGTCAATGAAGTGACCTCCCCGGACCTGGGACTGAGCTACTCCATGAACCCGTACCAAGGTTGTGAACACGGCTGTGTTTACTGCTACGCGCGCAACACCCATACTTACTGGGGGCTGGGTGCCGGCCTGGACTTTGAGCAGAAAATCATTGTCAAGGAGAATGCCCCGCAGGTCTTGAAGCAGCAGCTGGAAAACCCCAGATGGAAGGTGCGGCCCATCATGCTGGCCGGCAACACAGACTGCTACCAACCCATAGAAGCCAAGAAGAAAATCACCCGTGAACTGTTACAGGTTCTGCTGCAGTACAGGCACCCGGTGAGCGTGATCACCAAGAACTCCCTCATCTTGCGCGACCTTGATATATTACAAGAATTGGCTGCACTGAATCTGGTACACGTGAACGTGTCCATTACTACGTTGCAGGAAGAACTCAGGCAAAAACTGGAGCCGCGCACGGCTACCGGCATCAGAAGATTGGCCGTAGTGAAGACTCTGGCAGAGGCCGGCGTGCCCGTAAATGTGATGGTGGCTCCGGTGATTCCGGGGTTGAACGACCAAGAGATTCCAGCCATTTTGCAAGCCGCCGCCAATGCCGGAGCGCTGTCTGCCGCCTACACGGTGGTGCGGTTGAACGGGGCGGTGGGAGAGATTTTTGAGGACTGGGTTACCCAAGTTTTCCCAGATAGAGCTGCCAAAGTTCTGGCCCAAATTAAGTCTTGCCACGACGGTAATTTGAATGACAGTACGTTTGGAAGACGCATGCAGGGAGAGGGGCAATGGGCGGAAACCATTCAGTCACTCTTCCAGATTTATCGCAAAAAGTGCTTCGCGGGGAGGGCCATGCCGCCCTATGACTTCTCTAAATTCACTCCCAGCATCGGCAAGCAACTCACCCTATTCTAA
- a CDS encoding SCO family protein has translation MTRSLLCAGVLALALASCQSNPEEEKTLPILGPREPQVTMANGQPKVDTLYHSIPDFGFLDQDSQMVTQQTVAGKIYVADFFFTSCPSICPKMKSQMLRVYEKYKDNPGVVLLSHSIDPTHDTVAVLREYAGRLGVKSAKWHFLTGDKDTILGMAQNHYMTSALEDKEAPGGFAHSGAFLLVDQNRHIRGHYDGTVAEDVDRLMKDMDLLLAEKKK, from the coding sequence ATGACCAGATCACTCTTATGCGCCGGCGTTCTAGCGCTGGCCCTGGCTAGCTGCCAGAGCAACCCCGAAGAAGAAAAAACGCTTCCTATCCTGGGGCCGCGCGAGCCGCAGGTAACCATGGCCAACGGCCAGCCCAAGGTAGACACGCTGTATCATTCCATCCCAGACTTCGGGTTCCTGGACCAGGACAGCCAGATGGTGACCCAGCAGACGGTGGCTGGCAAGATTTACGTAGCCGATTTCTTCTTCACCAGTTGTCCTTCCATCTGCCCCAAGATGAAAAGCCAGATGCTGCGCGTGTATGAGAAGTACAAAGACAATCCGGGCGTGGTGCTGCTGTCTCATTCCATTGATCCTACCCATGACACCGTGGCCGTCCTAAGAGAATATGCAGGCCGCCTGGGTGTGAAAAGCGCCAAATGGCATTTCTTAACCGGCGACAAAGACACCATCCTGGGCATGGCCCAGAACCACTACATGACCAGTGCGCTGGAAGACAAAGAAGCGCCTGGCGGTTTTGCCCACAGCGGTGCCTTTTTGCTGGTAGATCAGAACCGCCACATACGGGGGCACTATGACGGCACCGTGGCAGAAGACGTGGACCGGCTCATGAAAGACATGGACCTGTTGCTAGCTGAGAAAAAGAAATAG
- a CDS encoding cation diffusion facilitator family transporter → MPTKQPTSPIRLMVFMLAVAFALLAVKFAAYFITHSNAIFTDALESIINFVTGGFALYSVYLAAKPKDQDHPYGHGKIEFLSSGFEGTLIFLAGVAIIIKSIYNLIYPQPIEQMGVGILLTVFTGAANYVAGRYLVKTGTHQHSLTIIANGKHLLSDAYSSLGLVIGLIAIYFFGYVWLDSIVAVIFGSFITYTGYGLVRNSISGVMDEADHELITRIIAVLNQRRSQNWIDLHNMRVIKYGSQLHIDCHLTLPWYFNLVESHAEVDALQEIITEELGDVVELFVHLDPCLPPDSCQLCTKTDCKVREHAFVGRVEWTLDNVIENQKHVLV, encoded by the coding sequence ATGCCTACCAAGCAACCTACGTCCCCCATCCGTTTAATGGTCTTCATGCTGGCCGTGGCCTTTGCGCTACTGGCCGTCAAGTTTGCCGCCTACTTCATTACCCATTCCAACGCCATCTTCACCGATGCCCTGGAATCCATCATCAATTTTGTGACGGGTGGGTTTGCCTTGTACAGCGTGTATTTGGCCGCCAAACCCAAAGACCAGGATCACCCCTACGGGCATGGCAAGATTGAATTCCTGTCCTCGGGCTTTGAAGGCACGCTCATTTTTCTGGCAGGCGTGGCCATCATCATCAAATCCATCTACAATTTAATCTACCCCCAGCCCATTGAACAGATGGGCGTTGGTATCCTTCTCACGGTGTTCACGGGAGCCGCCAATTACGTGGCGGGCCGTTACTTAGTGAAAACAGGCACCCATCAGCATTCGCTCACCATCATCGCCAATGGCAAGCACCTGCTTTCTGATGCCTACTCCAGTCTTGGCCTGGTCATTGGCCTGATCGCCATCTACTTCTTCGGGTACGTCTGGCTAGATTCCATTGTGGCCGTCATTTTTGGGTCTTTCATTACTTATACCGGCTATGGACTGGTGCGCAACTCCATCTCTGGGGTGATGGATGAGGCCGACCATGAGCTCATCACCCGCATTATTGCCGTGCTCAACCAACGCCGCAGCCAGAACTGGATAGACCTGCACAACATGCGCGTCATTAAATACGGCAGTCAGTTGCACATTGACTGTCATCTAACGCTGCCTTGGTACTTTAACCTGGTGGAGTCGCATGCTGAAGTGGATGCCCTCCAGGAGATCATTACAGAGGAGCTAGGCGATGTGGTGGAGCTCTTCGTACACCTGGACCCCTGCCTTCCGCCGGACAGCTGCCAGCTCTGCACCAAAACCGACTGCAAGGTACGCGAGCATGCCTTTGTAGGCCGTGTGGAATGGACGCTGGATAACGTGATTGAAAACCAGAAGCACGTGCTGGTGTAG
- a CDS encoding STAS domain-containing protein, with product MESRSDKNVQATLLAGHTPLIILQGCLDEAYATLLINSLDKSSPWQASFILVDFGKVTQVTPAGLRHLLPLISQLQDQKKELVLFNLRTDIKQTVCSSGFDSLVMITPTLQDAILYAQQPKNTNKGLAR from the coding sequence ATGGAGAGCAGAAGTGATAAAAACGTGCAGGCAACACTGCTGGCGGGCCATACGCCCCTCATCATCTTGCAGGGGTGCCTGGACGAGGCCTACGCCACCCTTCTGATCAACTCTTTGGACAAATCATCTCCCTGGCAGGCTTCTTTTATACTGGTAGATTTTGGCAAGGTAACCCAGGTCACCCCCGCCGGGTTGAGGCATCTGCTGCCGCTTATCTCCCAATTGCAGGACCAGAAAAAAGAACTGGTTTTGTTTAACCTCAGAACAGACATAAAGCAAACCGTCTGCAGTTCTGGGTTTGACTCACTGGTCATGATTACGCCTACCTTACAAGACGCCATTCTGTACGCGCAACAACCTAAGAATACAAACAAAGGGCTTGCACGGTGA
- a CDS encoding endonuclease/exonuclease/phosphatase family protein encodes MGAALWLLVAHACSYINPAVVWPASLFALTYSGVLLVNFLFVLFWLLVKSRAVFISLFVLLLAFDNLRTQVQLNLFPAKVPEVAERVRVLSFNARLFDLYNWTGNPLTREKIFKMVQDEAPGVVCFQEFYTSTKAGRNNLDTLLHLQKTTQKHVAYTETKRETDHWGIATFSTYPIVRRGNIMFNEETNNLCIYTDILVKEDTVRVYNVHLQSNRFKREDYEFLGNPNARPTNDEKLEASRNIIMRLKVGAVKRARQVEVVARHIQESPYPVIVCGDFNDPPASFTYNKISKGLKDAFVESGWGMGNTYNGLFSILRIDYLLHDKRMVGSGYRSIRQNLSDHYPIVADLWLTPKEKTR; translated from the coding sequence ATGGGGGCTGCGCTCTGGCTGCTGGTGGCACATGCCTGCTCATACATAAACCCTGCGGTTGTATGGCCGGCCAGCCTGTTTGCCCTCACCTATTCGGGAGTGCTGCTCGTCAATTTTTTGTTTGTGCTCTTCTGGCTTCTGGTGAAAAGCCGGGCCGTGTTCATCTCCTTGTTTGTCCTGCTCCTGGCGTTTGACAACCTGCGCACCCAAGTGCAGCTCAATCTGTTTCCGGCCAAGGTACCCGAAGTGGCGGAGCGCGTACGGGTGCTCAGCTTTAATGCCAGGCTATTTGATTTGTACAATTGGACGGGTAACCCGCTTACCCGCGAAAAAATCTTTAAAATGGTGCAGGACGAGGCGCCGGGCGTGGTGTGTTTTCAGGAATTCTACACCTCTACCAAGGCCGGCCGCAACAACCTGGACACGCTCCTCCACCTGCAAAAAACTACTCAAAAGCACGTAGCCTATACAGAGACTAAACGCGAAACCGACCACTGGGGGATAGCCACTTTTAGTACGTACCCTATTGTTAGAAGGGGGAATATTATGTTTAATGAAGAGACCAACAACCTCTGCATTTACACAGACATATTGGTGAAGGAAGATACGGTGCGGGTCTACAATGTCCACCTGCAGTCTAACCGTTTCAAGCGGGAAGACTATGAGTTCTTGGGCAACCCCAACGCCCGCCCCACCAATGACGAGAAGCTGGAAGCCTCCCGGAACATCATCATGCGTCTGAAGGTAGGAGCTGTGAAGAGAGCCCGGCAAGTAGAAGTGGTGGCCCGGCACATCCAAGAGTCACCGTACCCCGTCATTGTCTGCGGCGACTTCAATGATCCACCAGCCTCCTTTACGTATAATAAAATTAGCAAAGGCCTGAAAGACGCCTTCGTGGAGAGCGGCTGGGGAATGGGAAATACCTACAACGGCCTGTTCTCTATTCTGCGCATTGATTACCTCCTGCATGACAAACGCATGGTGGGAAGCGGCTACCGTTCCATCCGGCAGAACTTGTCAGACCATTATCCCATAGTGGCAGACCTGTGGCTTACCCCCAAAGAAAAGACCCGCTAA
- a CDS encoding PAS domain-containing sensor histidine kinase, with protein MSEERKIPTGKTHDYSLLRHEADYTLLRHEAEKLQKPVSEEDVQNMPAHEIRQLIQELQIHQVELEMQNHQLHLATQELEAATLKYRDLYHHAPFGYVTLDEHGIIEEVNAKGNLLLEAGREQLIDRRFSQFVHPDSLDVYYGFFRNVLLSDKPQTIELQLLVGNARAFYAQVEGLLLRRPNDTDQCRLAFVDVTERKEAHLELFNKEALLSAIINNSLNSIQVLKAVRNASGRLIDFEWVLLNRTAEVFLDYTLEQLGKKRLSEVLPSLLEEPTFSTLAEVVEREQPATFSAHLPWQKQERWINCVAVKLGDGLVLTSEDVTKQRIANEKLQESQLLVKKMAEAMPDFLYVEDLQLGRNVYNNRNFLHFLGYTDQDIIGHPRELLDTLYHPEDAHLLLDRRNRFNKVADGQFLEYLVRIKDKQGDWRNIQFRETVFKRGAAGMPVQLVGTAQDLTQKLKADQKLRQMHRTISAILDSLPIIIWRIDAKGRILESMGSGLQSLGYQDHELEGKLITEINPSIVPNIETVLAGNSDIFLGESEMNGKKIYKQNYFVYDPESKDGLGFCLDVTDQKNAEAEAQHRTMVLDQLLHHLPLVLAVLDLKGNYQEIKGAGLRAVGVEDKVLKGKNIFEVFPHLRKNIQEVLSGHVTSFTASFTHQGKEVYFQNFGFLDELHQRGIAFGIDITNLHEAQEKLILEKEFSENLLETHVNGILALDRDFTMTAWNKAMEQLTGIPRTQVLGKSAHAFLLKGKQTTLKRKLEKALQGVQVTMRHLPFLPKGKEFEINLTPLYGPDKEVVGVLGIVWDVTIQKALQKAETQYELSQQKAVMEAVLTTQNEERKRIAEALHNSLAQLLYAARLNLEEVQAELSSGADLTQPVARISGFLEEAIKETRTLAHELIPRVLQDLGLKSALKDLTTRLTSKSLTIQCIVTGFDQPTDYALETHIFRTVQELLNNVMKHAQATETLVQVVDKGTSVRIRVEDNGKGMAEQEPATSATRGMGLKTIKNRLKLLQGEMAVTSSENGGTIITIEIPNT; from the coding sequence ATGAGTGAAGAGAGGAAAATACCTACCGGCAAGACGCATGACTACTCCCTGCTGCGGCATGAGGCAGACTACACTCTGCTGCGGCATGAGGCAGAAAAGCTGCAGAAACCCGTGAGCGAAGAGGATGTCCAGAACATGCCTGCGCATGAGATACGCCAGCTCATCCAGGAACTGCAGATACACCAGGTAGAGCTGGAAATGCAGAACCACCAGCTCCACCTGGCCACCCAGGAACTGGAAGCCGCCACTCTCAAATACCGGGACCTGTACCACCATGCGCCCTTCGGGTACGTGACCCTGGACGAGCACGGCATCATAGAAGAAGTGAATGCCAAGGGCAACCTCTTGCTGGAGGCCGGCAGAGAACAGCTCATAGACCGCCGGTTCAGTCAGTTCGTCCACCCAGACAGCCTGGATGTCTATTATGGTTTCTTCCGGAACGTGCTGCTCTCTGACAAGCCGCAGACCATTGAACTGCAACTGCTGGTGGGCAACGCCCGTGCCTTCTACGCCCAGGTGGAAGGTTTGCTGCTGCGGCGCCCCAATGACACAGACCAATGCCGCCTGGCGTTTGTAGACGTGACCGAGCGCAAAGAGGCGCACCTAGAGCTTTTCAACAAAGAAGCCCTGCTGTCTGCCATCATCAACAACTCGCTTAACTCCATACAGGTTCTCAAAGCCGTACGCAATGCCAGTGGCCGTCTCATAGACTTTGAATGGGTGCTGCTCAACAGAACGGCAGAAGTCTTTCTGGACTACACGCTGGAGCAGCTAGGCAAGAAGCGCCTCTCTGAGGTTCTGCCTAGTTTGCTGGAAGAACCCACCTTCTCAACGCTGGCAGAGGTAGTGGAAAGAGAGCAACCCGCCACCTTTTCCGCCCATCTGCCCTGGCAGAAGCAGGAGCGCTGGATTAACTGTGTGGCCGTGAAGCTTGGCGACGGCCTGGTGCTCACCTCTGAGGACGTGACCAAGCAGCGCATTGCCAATGAGAAACTGCAGGAAAGCCAGCTCCTGGTCAAGAAGATGGCAGAGGCCATGCCCGATTTCCTGTACGTAGAAGATTTACAACTGGGCCGCAATGTCTACAACAACCGGAACTTCCTGCATTTTCTGGGCTACACAGACCAGGACATCATCGGGCACCCGCGCGAGCTGCTGGACACCCTCTACCACCCCGAAGACGCCCACCTGCTGTTAGACAGGCGCAACCGTTTTAACAAGGTAGCAGACGGGCAGTTTCTGGAGTACCTGGTGCGCATTAAAGACAAGCAAGGCGACTGGCGCAACATCCAGTTCAGGGAGACGGTGTTCAAACGCGGTGCCGCTGGCATGCCGGTGCAATTGGTGGGCACCGCCCAGGACCTCACCCAAAAGCTGAAGGCAGACCAGAAACTGCGCCAGATGCACAGGACCATCAGTGCCATTCTGGACAGCCTTCCCATCATTATCTGGCGCATTGACGCTAAGGGCCGCATTCTGGAATCCATGGGTTCTGGCTTGCAGAGCCTGGGCTACCAGGACCATGAACTGGAAGGCAAGCTCATCACAGAGATCAACCCCAGCATTGTGCCTAACATTGAGACGGTACTGGCCGGTAACTCAGACATCTTCTTAGGCGAGTCTGAGATGAACGGCAAAAAAATATACAAGCAGAACTACTTTGTCTATGACCCAGAGAGCAAAGACGGGCTTGGCTTCTGCCTGGACGTAACAGACCAGAAGAACGCCGAAGCCGAGGCCCAGCACCGCACCATGGTGTTGGACCAGCTGCTGCATCACCTGCCTCTGGTACTGGCCGTCCTGGACCTTAAAGGAAACTACCAGGAAATTAAAGGAGCAGGACTACGCGCCGTGGGCGTGGAGGACAAAGTCTTAAAAGGAAAGAACATCTTTGAGGTTTTCCCGCATCTCAGAAAAAATATCCAGGAGGTGCTCAGCGGCCACGTGACCAGCTTCACTGCCTCTTTCACGCACCAAGGCAAAGAAGTGTATTTTCAGAACTTTGGGTTCCTGGACGAGCTACACCAAAGGGGCATTGCCTTTGGCATAGACATCACCAACCTACATGAGGCCCAGGAGAAGCTCATCTTAGAAAAAGAGTTTTCTGAGAACCTGCTAGAAACCCACGTGAACGGCATTCTGGCTTTGGACAGGGACTTCACCATGACCGCCTGGAACAAAGCTATGGAGCAACTCACAGGCATACCCAGGACTCAGGTATTAGGTAAATCTGCCCATGCATTTCTGTTGAAAGGAAAACAGACCACCCTCAAGCGCAAACTGGAGAAAGCCTTACAAGGCGTGCAGGTGACCATGCGGCACCTGCCTTTTCTACCCAAGGGCAAGGAGTTTGAGATTAACCTGACTCCCCTGTACGGGCCAGACAAGGAAGTGGTGGGCGTGCTGGGCATTGTCTGGGACGTGACCATTCAAAAGGCCTTGCAGAAGGCAGAAACTCAATATGAGCTATCGCAGCAGAAGGCCGTGATGGAAGCCGTGCTCACCACCCAGAACGAGGAGCGGAAACGCATTGCCGAAGCCCTGCACAACAGCCTGGCGCAGTTGCTGTACGCCGCCCGGCTCAACCTGGAGGAGGTACAGGCAGAACTCAGCTCTGGCGCTGACCTTACCCAACCCGTGGCCCGCATCTCTGGTTTCCTGGAAGAAGCCATCAAAGAAACGCGCACGCTGGCCCATGAACTCATTCCCAGGGTGCTGCAAGACCTGGGGCTCAAGTCTGCCCTCAAGGACCTCACCACGCGGCTCACCTCCAAATCTTTGACCATTCAGTGCATAGTGACCGGCTTTGACCAACCCACAGACTATGCCCTGGAGACCCACATCTTCCGGACGGTACAGGAATTGCTGAACAACGTCATGAAGCACGCCCAAGCCACTGAGACCCTGGTGCAGGTGGTAGACAAGGGTACTTCGGTACGCATACGGGTAGAGGACAACGGCAAAGGAATGGCAGAACAAGAACCGGCCACGTCTGCCACCAGAGGCATGGGCCTCAAAACAATCAAGAACCGGCTCAAGCTATTACAAGGAGAGATGGCCGTCACATCCTCAGAAAACGGGGGCACCATTATTACCATTGAGATTCCCAACACCTGA
- a CDS encoding c-type cytochrome gives MLLYRTLQVVCVLGLGAVLAGCFTERGKEGKLLYGRHCSSCHLENGEGLRGVIPPLADSDYLDKHREELACLIRNGLDGPIQVNGRIYNQAMPGNRSLSEADITNILNYLHQEFKSPATRVSLAEVKRQLQNCP, from the coding sequence ATGCTTTTGTACAGAACGTTGCAGGTAGTTTGCGTGCTGGGATTGGGTGCCGTACTGGCTGGGTGTTTCACAGAAAGAGGAAAGGAGGGCAAGTTGCTGTACGGCCGTCATTGCTCCAGTTGTCACCTTGAAAACGGAGAAGGACTTCGCGGCGTCATCCCACCCCTGGCAGACTCAGATTACCTGGACAAGCACCGTGAGGAACTGGCCTGTCTCATCCGGAACGGGCTAGACGGTCCCATTCAGGTGAACGGCAGAATATACAACCAGGCCATGCCCGGCAACAGAAGCCTGTCTGAGGCAGACATTACCAACATTCTCAACTACCTGCACCAAGAGTTTAAATCGCCGGCCACGCGCGTATCACTCGCCGAGGTGAAACGTCAATTGCAGAACTGTCCGTAA